One window from the genome of Castellaniella sp. MT123 encodes:
- a CDS encoding GntR family transcriptional regulator: MLKLKPSRGVSPDLRAPRASSLRNPKRADSPSDVDRVYNEIFDAAMDRRLLPGAKLTEATLCSIFDCSRSTVRAALARLAYDKIVLIEPNRGARVWQATPKEVRDVFAMRRALENITIDQLVVLDDLESRLAPLDDMVDRERRAYEQGDRISWIRLSNAFHVELARLLDNQVLTDMLSGLCARTTLIIALGGSPEGSACSYVEHQDILAHIRRRDAREAKSAMNHHLQDCEQRMEAPGDGVPDPWSAFSVRR, from the coding sequence ATGCTCAAGTTGAAACCCTCAAGAGGCGTCTCGCCGGATCTGCGCGCTCCCCGGGCGTCGTCTCTGCGTAATCCGAAACGCGCCGACAGCCCGTCTGATGTGGACCGTGTCTATAACGAGATCTTCGATGCCGCCATGGACCGCCGTCTGCTGCCTGGGGCCAAGCTGACCGAGGCCACCCTGTGTTCGATCTTTGACTGCTCGCGCAGCACCGTGCGGGCCGCCCTGGCGCGGCTGGCCTACGACAAGATCGTGCTGATCGAGCCGAACCGTGGTGCGCGTGTCTGGCAGGCTACCCCGAAGGAAGTGCGCGACGTGTTCGCCATGCGCCGCGCCCTGGAAAACATCACGATCGACCAGCTGGTGGTGCTTGACGACCTGGAATCACGCCTGGCGCCGCTGGATGACATGGTGGACCGGGAACGGCGCGCGTACGAACAGGGCGACCGCATCAGCTGGATTCGTCTGTCCAACGCCTTTCACGTCGAACTGGCGCGGCTGCTGGATAACCAGGTGCTGACCGACATGCTGTCGGGTCTGTGCGCCCGCACCACGCTCATCATCGCCCTGGGCGGCAGCCCCGAAGGCAGCGCCTGCTCATATGTCGAGCATCAGGACATTCTGGCCCACATCCGGCGACGCGACGCCCGAGAGGCGAAGTCAGCCATGAACCATCATTTACAGGACTGCGAACAACGGATGGAGGCGCCCGGCGACGGCGTGCCCGATCCTTGGTCAGCCTTCAGCGTGCGGCGCTGA
- the uraH gene encoding hydroxyisourate hydrolase, whose translation MGKLSTHVLDTVHGVPAQGVALELYRLDGETRTLLTQTVTNQDGRCDAPLLSGDALTKGTYELVFHAGDYFARKGISLPEPRFVDIVVLRFGIAHPEQNYHVPLVVTPWTWSTYRGS comes from the coding sequence ATGGGAAAACTTTCCACCCATGTCCTGGACACCGTTCACGGTGTGCCGGCTCAGGGCGTCGCCCTGGAACTCTATCGCCTGGACGGCGAAACCCGCACCCTGCTCACACAGACGGTCACCAACCAAGACGGCCGCTGTGACGCGCCCCTGCTCAGCGGCGACGCGCTGACCAAGGGCACCTACGAGCTGGTCTTCCATGCCGGAGACTACTTCGCCCGCAAGGGCATCAGCCTGCCCGAACCACGCTTCGTCGACATCGTCGTCCTGCGCTTCGGCATCGCCCACCCGGAACAGAACTATCACGTTCCCCTCGTGGTCACGCCGTGGACCTGGTCCACGTACCGCGGCAGCTGA
- a CDS encoding urate hydroxylase PuuD: MEGFFLEYGNLLLRWLHVIAAIAWIGESIYFVMLDLSLHAPKGELSKKLGVHGEMWAVHGGGFYHNQKYLTNPAELPDDLHWSFWKAYTTWLSGFGLFMLLYLLKADIYLVNPASPWEWARQMGGVEAGTLAVLFLVVGYNVYSRLCRIISPTVNHDGWLSAAVGVMMIITAWLTSQIFPGRAAFLITGALMATCMSANVFFWIIPGQRRMVNALKAGKKPNPLDGAWGKQRSVHNTYFTLPVIFLMLSNHYSFTYSNPHAWLIMVLFIFAGAVIRQYFVLRHTGKNDLRYPAAGIVMLALIGWIAAPAPGASQAAGQASGASSAVTVGQVHGIVASRCVECHSAKPTQAGFAAAPAGIMLDTKAEIIQHAAKIKEVVGNKYMPLANLTQMTDAERTVIAAWNGK, encoded by the coding sequence ATGGAAGGCTTTTTCCTGGAATACGGCAATCTGCTGCTGCGCTGGCTGCACGTGATCGCCGCCATCGCCTGGATCGGCGAATCGATCTATTTCGTCATGCTGGACCTGAGCCTGCACGCCCCTAAGGGCGAACTCAGCAAGAAGCTGGGCGTCCACGGTGAAATGTGGGCCGTGCACGGCGGCGGCTTCTACCACAACCAAAAATACCTGACCAATCCGGCCGAGCTGCCCGACGACCTGCACTGGTCATTCTGGAAGGCCTACACCACCTGGCTGTCAGGTTTTGGCCTGTTCATGCTGCTGTACCTGCTGAAGGCCGACATCTACCTGGTCAACCCCGCCAGCCCCTGGGAATGGGCACGCCAGATGGGCGGCGTGGAAGCCGGCACGCTGGCCGTGCTGTTCCTGGTGGTGGGCTACAACGTGTATTCGCGCCTGTGCCGCATCATCAGCCCCACCGTCAATCACGACGGCTGGCTGAGCGCCGCCGTCGGCGTGATGATGATCATCACCGCCTGGCTGACCAGCCAGATCTTCCCGGGCCGCGCGGCATTCCTGATCACGGGCGCCCTGATGGCCACCTGCATGTCGGCCAACGTGTTCTTCTGGATCATCCCGGGCCAGCGGCGCATGGTCAACGCCCTGAAAGCCGGCAAAAAACCCAACCCTCTGGATGGCGCCTGGGGCAAGCAGCGGTCGGTGCACAACACCTATTTCACGCTGCCGGTGATTTTCCTGATGCTCAGCAACCACTATTCGTTCACGTATTCGAACCCGCATGCGTGGCTGATCATGGTGCTGTTCATCTTCGCCGGCGCGGTGATCCGCCAGTACTTCGTGCTGCGCCACACGGGCAAGAACGACCTGCGCTACCCCGCTGCCGGCATCGTCATGCTGGCCCTGATCGGCTGGATCGCGGCCCCGGCGCCGGGCGCGTCCCAGGCCGCCGGCCAAGCGAGCGGTGCGTCATCGGCCGTGACGGTCGGCCAGGTCCACGGCATCGTGGCCTCGCGCTGCGTCGAGTGCCATTCCGCCAAGCCGACGCAGGCGGGCTTTGCCGCCGCCCCGGCCGGCATCATGCTGGACACCAAGGCGGAAATCATCCAGCATGCCGCGAAGATCAAGGAAGTGGTCGGCAACAAGTACATGCCGCTGGCCAACCTGACGCAGATGACCGACGCCGAACGCACCGTGATCGCGGCCTGGAACGGGAAGTAA